Proteins from a genomic interval of Psychrobacter urativorans:
- a CDS encoding universal stress protein, with protein MTYKHILLVTDLMSDADIVAEKAKLIVANRPGSRLSVLHIVKDTMVGFGYELVPASSLYDEIDDERCQEARGRLAKFLERNQLYNVNSEVTTAISNSEGIVNYCAKHNVDLLVIGRHERHGIAAWLSGATADNILPNVPCDSLVVRLDKPVTQRG; from the coding sequence ATGACTTACAAACATATCTTATTGGTTACGGATTTAATGTCCGATGCCGATATCGTTGCGGAAAAAGCCAAACTTATCGTTGCTAACCGCCCTGGGTCTAGGCTATCGGTACTGCATATCGTGAAAGATACTATGGTCGGCTTTGGCTATGAGCTGGTGCCCGCCTCTAGTCTATATGATGAGATTGATGATGAACGTTGCCAAGAAGCGCGCGGACGCTTAGCGAAATTCTTAGAGCGCAATCAGCTGTATAATGTCAATTCTGAGGTGACCACAGCGATATCTAATAGTGAAGGCATTGTTAATTACTGTGCCAAACATAACGTCGATTTACTCGTTATCGGTCGTCATGAACGCCACGGCATTGCGGCATGGCTGAGCGGTGCAACGGCGGATAATATATTGCCAAACGTGCCGTGTGATAGCTTGGTTGTGAGACTGGATAAGCCAGTCACTCAGCGCGGTTAA
- a CDS encoding LysR substrate-binding domain-containing protein, with protein sequence MKKAVQTLPKITFRQLAVFVSIYQTGSTSRASEELHLSQSAVSSALTELEARLQMPLFERVGRRLNQHPNAYPVYIQAQAILGQALTLEHYHKHHAEQIHIGASTTIGNYVLPPLLAKLYGALPDANVDMYIANTQEVVAEVEQLNIDIALVEGMPRPTDTKVIEQRAWRTDTLMVFAKRDSKWLNGLAEYDADKDCYRLTVAQLATLPLLVREAGSGTRQIIDEQLLQQMPDAEIIMAIQQSEAIKHMVSVDIGLGCLSQHVIHAELTTGQLVQVKVDGIDLARTWWLVWHKARHQSPIWQSFIDIIQEN encoded by the coding sequence ATGAAAAAGGCAGTTCAGACATTACCGAAGATTACTTTTAGGCAACTGGCAGTATTTGTGAGCATTTACCAAACGGGCAGCACCAGTCGCGCCAGTGAAGAGTTACATTTATCCCAGTCAGCGGTGAGTAGTGCGTTAACAGAATTAGAAGCACGATTGCAGATGCCATTATTTGAGCGAGTCGGGCGTAGGCTCAACCAACATCCGAATGCGTATCCGGTTTATATCCAAGCGCAGGCAATCTTGGGGCAAGCTTTAACCCTTGAGCATTATCATAAACATCATGCAGAGCAAATTCATATTGGCGCGAGTACCACCATCGGCAATTATGTGTTGCCGCCATTACTTGCCAAACTATATGGCGCGCTTCCTGATGCCAACGTCGATATGTATATTGCCAATACGCAAGAGGTAGTGGCTGAGGTTGAGCAATTAAATATTGATATTGCTTTGGTAGAAGGTATGCCGCGCCCAACGGATACAAAAGTCATTGAGCAACGCGCATGGCGTACCGATACCTTGATGGTATTCGCAAAGCGTGATAGTAAGTGGTTAAATGGTTTGGCAGAATATGATGCCGATAAAGACTGCTATCGGCTGACTGTCGCGCAGTTGGCAACGTTGCCGCTATTGGTACGTGAGGCAGGTTCAGGGACACGGCAAATTATCGATGAGCAGCTATTGCAACAGATGCCTGATGCTGAAATCATTATGGCAATTCAACAATCGGAAGCGATTAAGCACATGGTGAGCGTTGATATTGGTTTGGGTTGTCTCTCGCAACATGTTATCCATGCCGAATTAACCACGGGACAGTTGGTTCAAGTCAAAGTAGACGGTATAGATTTGGCACGAACGTGGTGGTTAGTCTGGCATAAAGCGCGTCATCAAAGCCCAATTTGGCAGTCGTTTATTGATATTATTCAAGAAAATTAA
- a CDS encoding YeiH family protein has translation MKAFTQAVASYIPRGRHLAGLIVVLIGSLFCLWLNSSLNTWSNGHIKGLSSLTLAILIGMILGNTVYSKVAEPLNEGVSFAKGQILRLAIMFYGFKLTLTQVASVGLPAVMSDALVLTSTFLITYWLGTKWLKVDKQTTILIGSGASICGAAAVIAAEPIVKAEAHKVTIAVATVVVFGTIAMVLYPFLYHLGWLQPWLSAQDYGVYTGSTIHEVAQVVVAGNTVSPEVGDTAVVTKMIRVMMLAPFLLVLSFALTKGSSENGEKPSFMNRVQQVKVPWFAFIFILIVVLHTWLNMSAGFEQAMVMVDDILLTMAMFALGLTTHLGAIKQAGVKPLILGAIMFAWLIVGGGLINIGISLI, from the coding sequence ATGAAAGCTTTTACCCAAGCAGTCGCCAGTTATATTCCGCGCGGTCGTCATTTAGCCGGATTAATCGTCGTGCTGATCGGTAGTTTATTTTGCTTATGGTTGAATAGCAGCTTGAACACATGGTCAAACGGGCACATCAAGGGCTTGTCCTCATTAACGTTAGCTATTTTAATCGGTATGATACTGGGTAATACCGTTTATTCTAAAGTTGCTGAGCCTTTAAATGAAGGGGTTAGCTTTGCCAAAGGTCAAATACTGCGTTTGGCGATTATGTTCTACGGTTTTAAATTAACCCTGACGCAAGTCGCGAGCGTTGGCTTACCTGCGGTGATGAGTGATGCCTTGGTCTTAACCTCAACCTTTTTAATTACTTATTGGTTGGGTACAAAATGGCTGAAAGTCGATAAGCAAACGACCATATTAATTGGTTCAGGTGCCAGTATTTGCGGTGCCGCAGCCGTTATTGCTGCCGAGCCAATCGTTAAAGCTGAAGCGCATAAAGTCACGATTGCTGTAGCAACAGTGGTCGTATTCGGTACTATCGCTATGGTACTTTATCCCTTTTTATATCATCTTGGCTGGTTACAACCGTGGCTGAGCGCGCAAGATTACGGTGTTTATACTGGCTCTACTATTCATGAAGTGGCTCAAGTTGTGGTTGCGGGTAATACCGTGAGTCCTGAAGTTGGTGATACCGCGGTCGTCACCAAAATGATTCGGGTGATGATGCTTGCACCCTTCTTACTGGTATTGTCTTTTGCATTAACCAAAGGCAGCAGCGAGAATGGCGAAAAACCGTCCTTTATGAACCGTGTTCAACAAGTTAAAGTCCCATGGTTCGCTTTTATTTTTATTCTTATCGTCGTACTGCATACTTGGCTTAATATGAGCGCAGGTTTTGAGCAAGCCATGGTAATGGTAGATGATATATTACTGACGATGGCGATGTTTGCCTTAGGTCTGACCACCCATTTAGGCGCGATTAAACAAGCGGGTGTAAAACCGTTAATCTTAGGTGCAATCATGTTTGCATGGTTAATCGTCGGTGGCGGGCTGATTAATATTGGTATTAGCTTGATATAG
- a CDS encoding cold-shock protein — protein MSDTMKGTVKWFNEAKGFGFIAPESGADVFAHYSEITGSGFKTLAEGQEVEFTVTQGQKGPQAHNIVAI, from the coding sequence ATGTCAGATACTATGAAAGGTACAGTTAAGTGGTTTAACGAAGCTAAAGGCTTTGGTTTTATCGCTCCAGAAAGCGGCGCAGACGTTTTTGCTCATTACAGCGAAATCACTGGTTCAGGCTTCAAAACTTTAGCTGAAGGCCAAGAAGTTGAGTTCACTGTAACTCAAGGTCAAAAAGGTCCACAAGCTCATAACATCGTTGCTATCTAA
- a CDS encoding YbaN family protein gives MTPSKKTFYHRPKINQSKNPTVRWLFLVLGWLFFALGIIGILLPVMPTAPFILLAAGCWARSSRRFHFWLINHKYFGKFVRDWEDRHAVPLYAKWLASIMLTISTLMLFYRLPADMLWLAWIVAVVGSGVIVYLFRLPNA, from the coding sequence ATGACTCCATCAAAAAAAACTTTTTATCATCGACCTAAGATCAATCAATCCAAAAATCCTACCGTACGTTGGCTGTTTCTCGTATTAGGCTGGCTATTCTTTGCATTAGGAATCATTGGTATCTTGCTGCCCGTGATGCCGACCGCACCTTTTATATTATTAGCGGCAGGATGTTGGGCGCGTAGCTCACGACGGTTTCACTTTTGGCTGATTAATCATAAATATTTTGGGAAGTTCGTTCGTGATTGGGAAGATCGTCATGCTGTGCCGCTATATGCCAAGTGGCTAGCCAGTATTATGCTGACGATATCGACGCTCATGTTATTTTATCGTCTGCCAGCGGATATGCTATGGCTAGCATGGATTGTTGCCGTAGTGGGTAGCGGGGTGATTGTTTATCTGTTTCGCTTACCGAACGCGTAA
- a CDS encoding valine--tRNA ligase: MSNPNNNESSKTNLTTSIQAALSQLENAYNPAEVEAGMYQGWEESGYFQPTFDKEESFSIALPPPNVTGSLHMGHGFNNAIMDALTRYHRMDGDNTLWQPGTDHAGIATQMVVERRLEAEGIKRRDMSREDFIDKVWEWKEESGGNITRQIRRLGSSVDWSRERFTMDDGLSNAVKEVFVRLFDDGLIYRGKRLVNWDPKFQTALSDLEVENHDEKGSLWHFRYHFTDNDITTKDGKNYLVVATTRPETLLGDTAVAVNPKDERYAHLVGKTITLPITGRIVPILADDYVDIDFGTGCVKITPAHDFNDYELGRRHELPLINILDAHAHILPAMEVYPDLQTREPNLETTPSEYAGLERFAARKFLVEQAGEQGWLEEVEDYALKAPRAERGGAIVEPWLTDQWYVAVKELAQPAIAAVEDGQIEFVPAQYKNMYMAWMNGIQDWCISRQLWWGHRIPAWYDEEGNIYVARDEAEVRSKYNLAADVKLRQDDDVLDTWFSSGLWTFSTLDWADVNADPRVMETFHPTSVLVTGFDIIFFWVARMIMMTMHFVKNEDGTPQVPFKTVYVHGLVRDGNGQKMSKSKGNVLDPIDIIDGIELEALVEKRTSNMMNPKDAAKIEKQTRKEFPEGIPAFGTDALRFTFTSLASTGRDINFDLKRVEGYRNFCNKIWNASRFVLMNCVDKEGNAQAIDQTANAEVWELPEKWIMSRLNSTIANIHQHFAQYRLDMVSHDIYEFIWNEYCDWYVELAKASLNDDSVSSERKAQIRYVLLHVLETALRFSHPIMPYLTEQIWQTIAPLLGRKDTDSIVIAAYPQTDTAQISEQTEADMAWLQELIASVRNIRGEMKLGNAVRLPVLLQNISAAEDTRLSRIANQFKALAKVESLTILKEGDDVPLSSSSMVGQLRVLVPMKGLIDPTAELARLGKSYDKLKGQAEGIARKLGNEGFVSKAPVEVVESEKAKLAELEGQLTAMTAQMEELKAL; the protein is encoded by the coding sequence ATGAGCAATCCCAATAACAATGAAAGCAGCAAAACCAATCTAACCACTTCTATCCAAGCGGCACTTAGCCAACTTGAAAACGCCTACAACCCTGCGGAAGTCGAAGCAGGTATGTATCAAGGTTGGGAGGAAAGTGGTTATTTTCAGCCAACTTTTGATAAAGAAGAATCGTTTTCTATTGCCTTGCCACCACCGAACGTCACTGGTTCGCTACATATGGGGCATGGCTTTAATAATGCTATTATGGATGCTCTAACCCGTTATCACCGTATGGATGGTGACAATACGCTGTGGCAACCGGGTACCGATCATGCGGGTATTGCCACGCAAATGGTGGTTGAGCGTCGTCTGGAAGCTGAAGGTATCAAGCGCCGTGATATGAGCCGCGAAGATTTTATTGATAAAGTCTGGGAATGGAAAGAAGAGTCGGGCGGTAATATTACCCGTCAGATTCGTCGTTTGGGCAGCTCGGTCGATTGGTCGCGTGAGCGCTTTACCATGGATGATGGCTTGTCTAATGCGGTGAAAGAAGTGTTTGTGCGCCTGTTTGATGATGGTTTAATTTATCGCGGTAAGCGTTTGGTGAATTGGGATCCTAAGTTCCAAACTGCATTATCAGATTTAGAAGTAGAAAACCATGATGAAAAAGGAAGCTTGTGGCATTTCCGCTATCATTTCACTGATAATGATATCACTACTAAAGATGGCAAAAACTATTTAGTCGTCGCAACCACGCGTCCTGAAACCTTGCTTGGTGATACTGCCGTTGCGGTCAATCCAAAAGACGAGCGTTATGCGCATTTGGTCGGTAAAACCATTACCTTACCGATTACCGGTCGTATCGTACCTATCCTTGCTGATGACTATGTTGATATCGATTTTGGTACGGGCTGTGTAAAAATCACCCCAGCGCATGACTTTAATGACTATGAGCTTGGTCGTCGTCATGAATTACCGCTGATTAATATCTTAGATGCTCATGCGCATATTTTGCCTGCGATGGAAGTTTATCCTGACTTGCAAACCCGTGAGCCAAATCTTGAGACCACGCCAAGTGAGTACGCAGGACTTGAGCGTTTCGCGGCGCGTAAATTCCTCGTTGAGCAAGCTGGCGAGCAAGGTTGGTTAGAAGAAGTCGAAGATTATGCGCTAAAAGCGCCTCGTGCTGAGCGTGGCGGTGCAATCGTTGAGCCGTGGTTAACCGATCAGTGGTATGTAGCGGTTAAAGAGCTTGCTCAGCCTGCGATTGCCGCCGTAGAAGACGGTCAAATTGAATTCGTCCCAGCGCAATATAAAAATATGTATATGGCATGGATGAATGGCATTCAAGACTGGTGCATCAGCCGTCAGCTGTGGTGGGGACATCGTATTCCTGCTTGGTATGACGAGGAAGGTAACATCTATGTCGCCCGTGATGAAGCGGAAGTGCGCAGCAAATATAATCTCGCTGCTGACGTGAAACTGCGCCAAGATGATGACGTCCTTGATACGTGGTTTAGCTCTGGTCTATGGACATTTAGTACCCTTGATTGGGCGGATGTGAATGCCGATCCACGTGTGATGGAAACGTTCCATCCAACCAGTGTATTGGTTACTGGCTTTGACATTATTTTCTTTTGGGTCGCGCGCATGATTATGATGACCATGCACTTTGTCAAAAATGAAGATGGCACGCCGCAAGTACCATTTAAGACCGTTTATGTACACGGTCTGGTGCGTGATGGCAATGGTCAAAAAATGTCTAAGTCAAAGGGCAATGTTCTTGATCCTATCGATATCATCGACGGTATCGAGTTAGAAGCGTTGGTAGAAAAACGCACCAGTAACATGATGAACCCGAAAGACGCGGCAAAAATTGAAAAGCAAACGCGTAAAGAATTTCCAGAAGGTATTCCGGCATTTGGTACGGATGCGCTGCGCTTTACCTTTACATCCTTAGCAAGTACCGGTCGCGATATCAACTTTGATCTAAAACGTGTCGAAGGCTACCGTAACTTCTGTAATAAAATCTGGAACGCCAGTCGCTTTGTGCTCATGAACTGTGTTGATAAAGAAGGCAATGCCCAAGCTATTGACCAAACTGCCAATGCTGAGGTGTGGGAATTACCAGAAAAATGGATTATGAGTCGTTTGAACTCAACGATTGCCAATATCCATCAGCATTTTGCCCAGTATCGCCTTGATATGGTCAGTCATGATATTTATGAATTTATCTGGAATGAATACTGTGATTGGTATGTTGAGCTTGCCAAGGCGAGCCTGAATGATGACTCGGTATCAAGCGAGCGTAAAGCGCAAATCCGCTACGTGCTGCTGCATGTGCTTGAGACCGCGCTACGCTTTAGCCATCCGATCATGCCATATCTGACTGAGCAGATTTGGCAGACCATCGCACCGCTATTGGGTCGTAAAGACACCGATAGCATCGTGATTGCCGCCTATCCACAGACCGATACTGCGCAAATCAGTGAGCAAACCGAAGCCGATATGGCATGGCTACAAGAGCTGATCGCCAGCGTACGTAATATCCGTGGTGAGATGAAATTGGGCAACGCCGTACGTCTGCCAGTATTGCTACAAAATATCTCAGCAGCGGAAGACACGCGTCTATCGCGTATCGCCAATCAGTTTAAGGCGCTAGCTAAAGTAGAGAGCTTAACCATCCTAAAAGAAGGCGATGACGTGCCATTATCATCATCAAGTATGGTCGGTCAGCTGCGCGTCCTTGTACCGATGAAAGGGCTGATTGACCCAACGGCTGAGCTGGCTCGTTTGGGTAAGTCATATGATAAGTTGAAAGGTCAAGCCGAAGGTATCGCCCGTAAGCTGGGTAATGAAGGCTTTGTCAGTAAAGCGCCTGTGGAAGTAGTCGAAAGCGAGAAAGCAAAATTGGCTGAGCTAGAAGGGCAGTTGACGGCGATGACAGCGCAGATGGAAGAGTTAAAGGCGTTGTAA
- a CDS encoding YbjQ family protein — MNNSVTQILINYAPLVILFVVGWFFGSRHERQHLAQLLIDEKALRHIIVSTERFYQPTLTENSQGELVIGSVVIAQDYFKMVIAKVLSFFGKNLTTYETLLERARREAVVRMRAQAHAKGCNHIYGLRFEVSNINQLGSMVEAIAYGTAVIIPKVIPHKPLS, encoded by the coding sequence ATGAACAACTCTGTCACTCAGATACTTATTAACTATGCACCGTTGGTGATATTATTTGTGGTCGGTTGGTTTTTTGGGTCGCGTCATGAGCGTCAGCATTTAGCTCAGCTGCTTATAGATGAAAAAGCTTTAAGACATATTATCGTCTCAACTGAGCGTTTTTATCAGCCAACCCTTACGGAGAATAGTCAAGGTGAGCTGGTAATTGGTAGTGTCGTCATTGCCCAAGATTATTTTAAAATGGTGATTGCTAAAGTGTTGAGTTTTTTTGGTAAGAATCTTACTACTTATGAGACATTATTAGAGCGTGCCCGCCGTGAAGCCGTCGTACGTATGCGTGCCCAAGCCCATGCCAAAGGCTGCAATCATATTTATGGCCTGCGTTTTGAAGTCAGTAATATTAACCAATTAGGCAGTATGGTCGAAGCCATTGCTTACGGCACAGCGGTCATTATCCCTAAAGTTATCCCTCACAAACCCCTCAGCTAA
- a CDS encoding YbjQ family protein: MQLSNLEHLPNYQITERLDVVYGSTVRSKHVGKDLFAGIKNLVGGELTAYTELLEESRQEAVARMVVKAEALGADAVVGMRFSTSSIAQGAAELFVYGTAVKAVRLPNLSAQNQAPHVASDQPLQDQQTQRFNPFG; encoded by the coding sequence GTGCAACTATCTAACCTTGAGCACTTGCCTAATTATCAAATCACGGAGCGTTTAGACGTGGTTTACGGTAGTACGGTGCGCTCAAAGCATGTTGGTAAGGACTTATTTGCGGGTATCAAAAACCTTGTTGGTGGCGAGCTGACTGCTTATACCGAGTTGTTAGAAGAATCACGGCAAGAAGCAGTGGCGCGTATGGTGGTAAAGGCGGAAGCATTGGGCGCAGATGCGGTGGTCGGGATGCGCTTTTCGACTTCTAGCATTGCCCAAGGTGCCGCTGAGTTATTTGTATATGGCACAGCGGTCAAGGCGGTACGTTTGCCAAATCTATCAGCGCAAAATCAAGCACCGCACGTGGCTTCTGACCAGCCGTTACAAGACCAGCAAACGCAAAGATTTAATCCTTTTGGCTAA
- a CDS encoding YecA family protein yields MSNPISLDELAYFLDNSEEEYVLDYIAAHGFLTATVIGPALPNWIDAMFEGHVKDVPENVIDCIHRWRNDIMNDLKNEMPITLPFNEGAGDEDEAVDFSDESDIVAWSIGFVDAMYGDEASEWFEDETEEDVAVLTLPMIVLSGIDNEDPEIAQMHEDQDKLAQMANSIEGNLTELFLLFHTND; encoded by the coding sequence ATGAGCAACCCAATAAGCTTAGATGAATTAGCCTATTTTTTGGACAATTCTGAAGAAGAATATGTACTAGATTATATTGCTGCCCATGGTTTTTTGACCGCTACCGTTATTGGACCTGCACTGCCTAATTGGATAGATGCGATGTTTGAAGGTCATGTTAAAGACGTGCCAGAAAACGTGATCGACTGTATCCATCGCTGGCGCAATGATATTATGAATGACCTTAAAAATGAGATGCCAATTACCCTGCCGTTTAATGAAGGGGCGGGCGATGAAGACGAGGCAGTCGATTTTTCAGATGAGTCAGATATTGTGGCATGGTCGATTGGCTTTGTTGATGCTATGTATGGTGATGAAGCGAGCGAGTGGTTTGAAGACGAAACCGAAGAAGACGTTGCCGTATTGACCTTACCCATGATCGTGCTCAGCGGCATTGATAATGAAGATCCTGAAATTGCGCAGATGCATGAGGATCAAGATAAATTGGCACAAATGGCGAACAGTATCGAAGGCAACTTAACTGAGCTGTTCTTATTGTTTCATACTAACGATTAA
- the serB gene encoding phosphoserine phosphatase SerB, translating into MPKNTPYSLPKDSKAWQQAVDSVASLLPEDINVRDFDALQSLPIFALIVVLPAHVSALDIHQYVQSWVDKQPNWHLVTVAEDKEANFVDITIDTAAVDRISGLGTISDTAPTQPFVPAQVFRYLLVPVTATLMHPAKKTAAAHIIDEQLTSSLRRDLAEDYNNNHPDAQNVALDSLSLVDCHILSVGHMLRTHKLICFDMDSTLIEQEVIVELAKVVGVGEQVESITEAAMRGEIDFDDSFAQRVALLKGVPTTVLDEICVRLTLSTGARTTISAFKALGYHTVLVSGGFTYFARYIAEQLGIDEVHANHLDIEDGEVTGHVQLPILNGNKKAAIATHTAERLGFDMSEVVCVGDGANDLPMMALADLGVAYNAKPIVQARADAAVNVTGLEGVLYALGYPALIPTK; encoded by the coding sequence ATGCCAAAAAATACGCCTTACTCGTTACCAAAAGACAGCAAAGCTTGGCAACAAGCCGTCGATTCTGTCGCTTCTTTGTTACCTGAGGATATTAATGTACGAGATTTTGACGCATTGCAGTCCCTACCCATTTTTGCACTCATCGTGGTTTTGCCTGCGCATGTCTCGGCGCTTGATATTCATCAGTATGTGCAATCGTGGGTCGATAAGCAGCCCAATTGGCATTTGGTGACAGTAGCCGAAGATAAAGAGGCAAACTTTGTTGACATTACTATTGATACTGCCGCAGTAGACCGTATCTCTGGTTTGGGCACTATCTCTGATACTGCGCCTACACAGCCGTTTGTTCCTGCACAAGTGTTCCGTTATTTGCTCGTACCCGTCACCGCAACGCTGATGCATCCTGCTAAAAAGACGGCTGCCGCGCACATTATTGACGAGCAACTTACCAGTAGTTTGCGTCGTGATTTAGCAGAAGATTATAATAACAATCATCCTGATGCTCAAAATGTCGCATTAGATAGCTTAAGTCTAGTCGATTGCCATATTTTATCTGTCGGGCATATGCTACGTACCCATAAGCTGATTTGTTTTGATATGGATTCTACTTTGATTGAACAAGAAGTCATCGTTGAGCTGGCAAAAGTCGTCGGCGTTGGTGAGCAAGTCGAAAGCATTACCGAAGCGGCGATGCGCGGCGAAATTGATTTTGATGATTCTTTTGCTCAACGTGTGGCGCTGTTAAAAGGGGTGCCGACGACGGTGCTTGATGAGATTTGCGTGCGCTTAACGCTATCTACAGGTGCGCGTACCACTATCAGCGCCTTTAAAGCTTTAGGCTATCATACCGTTTTAGTGTCGGGTGGCTTTACCTATTTTGCACGTTATATCGCGGAGCAATTAGGGATCGATGAAGTGCATGCCAATCATTTGGATATTGAAGATGGTGAAGTCACCGGTCATGTACAGTTGCCGATTCTTAATGGCAATAAAAAGGCGGCTATCGCCACGCATACTGCCGAACGGTTGGGTTTTGATATGTCCGAAGTGGTTTGCGTGGGCGATGGTGCTAATGACTTACCGATGATGGCACTTGCGGATTTAGGCGTGGCGTATAATGCCAAGCCTATCGTACAAGCACGTGCGGATGCAGCGGTCAACGTCACGGGTCTCGAAGGTGTACTGTATGCGCTTGGCTATCCTGCACTTATTCCTACAAAATAA
- a CDS encoding DUF368 domain-containing protein, producing the protein MTASSPRPDSPSPNPQVEPTPAHKVHVHHDSPKELLGIYIKGMTMGAADIVPGVSGGTIALIAGIYERLINALSSIGPSLWHTFRKDGGFKGLLAVWRQVDATFLLCLVAGIATSLVTLAGSIKYLLDNEPLLIWSFFFGLVATTVVLLLTEIKRWTLARVGLFIVGMVAAIIISSLPMFSTTPSLLYLFFAGAIAICAMILPGISGSFILLLLGAYDTVLEAVHTFNFTIIFTLMAGMVTGLLLFTRILKWLLSRYYHATLALLTGFIAGSLVKVWPWKTDVLGTLTSDAIHNVAPWHYPTGSHWGMTLGLMVLGAILVSALSWWGHQSSSE; encoded by the coding sequence ATGACGGCATCATCACCACGCCCAGATTCGCCGTCGCCGAATCCGCAGGTAGAGCCTACTCCTGCACATAAAGTTCACGTGCACCATGATAGCCCCAAAGAGTTGCTAGGGATTTATATTAAAGGTATGACCATGGGCGCAGCCGACATTGTACCCGGTGTCTCAGGTGGCACGATTGCCCTGATTGCAGGTATCTATGAGCGCTTGATTAATGCGCTGAGTAGTATTGGTCCTAGCCTGTGGCATACTTTTCGTAAAGACGGTGGCTTTAAAGGCTTATTGGCTGTTTGGCGACAGGTCGATGCCACCTTTTTATTGTGTTTGGTCGCCGGTATCGCGACCAGTTTAGTGACTTTAGCAGGGTCAATAAAATATCTGTTGGATAATGAACCATTATTGATTTGGTCATTTTTCTTTGGATTAGTGGCGACGACGGTGGTTCTTTTATTAACGGAGATTAAGCGTTGGACGCTGGCAAGGGTGGGTTTATTTATCGTTGGTATGGTTGCCGCCATTATTATTAGTAGTCTGCCGATGTTTAGCACCACGCCAAGCTTGCTGTATTTATTTTTTGCAGGGGCTATTGCCATTTGTGCGATGATATTGCCCGGTATTTCGGGGTCATTTATCTTACTATTATTGGGCGCTTATGACACGGTGTTAGAAGCTGTTCATACTTTTAATTTCACGATTATTTTTACCTTAATGGCAGGTATGGTCACAGGACTACTACTGTTTACTCGTATACTGAAGTGGCTGTTGTCACGCTATTACCACGCCACCTTGGCACTATTAACAGGCTTTATTGCCGGCTCTTTGGTCAAAGTATGGCCGTGGAAAACCGATGTCTTAGGTACGCTTACCAGCGACGCCATTCATAATGTCGCACCGTGGCACTACCCTACGGGCTCACATTGGGGCATGACGTTGGGCTTAATGGTATTAGGCGCAATTTTAGTATCCGCGCTGTCGTGGTGGGGTCATCAAAGCAGTAGCGAATAA